A window from Helicobacter pylori NQ4053 encodes these proteins:
- the pyrF gene encoding orotidine-5'-phosphate decarboxylase, producing the protein MQLCIALDLEKKEDNLFLLQELKGLELWAKVGLRSFIRDGAVFLDEIRKIDENFKIFLDLKLYDIPYTMANAALECAKLEIDMLTVHLSSGKSALTALMQRLNALKKRPLIMGVSALTSFSEEEFLMVYNAPLKTQAITLSAMGKESGIDGVVCSVFESLAIKEALGQGFLTLTPGIRLNKSDKEDQERVANAKEAKQNLSDFIVVGRPIYQAKEPREVVLELLKDC; encoded by the coding sequence ATGCAATTGTGTATCGCATTGGATTTAGAAAAAAAAGAGGACAACCTTTTTTTATTACAAGAATTAAAGGGCTTAGAGTTATGGGCTAAAGTGGGGCTTAGATCTTTTATAAGAGATGGGGCTGTTTTTTTAGATGAAATCAGAAAGATTGATGAAAATTTTAAGATCTTTTTAGATTTGAAACTCTATGATATCCCTTATACGATGGCAAATGCCGCGCTAGAATGCGCGAAATTAGAAATTGACATGCTCACCGTGCATTTAAGTAGTGGCAAAAGCGCGCTAACAGCTTTAATGCAACGCCTGAACGCTCTCAAAAAACGCCCCTTAATCATGGGCGTGAGCGCTTTAACCAGCTTTAGCGAAGAGGAATTTTTGATGGTGTATAACGCTCCTTTAAAAACGCAAGCGATCACATTAAGCGCTATGGGTAAAGAGAGCGGGATTGATGGGGTGGTGTGTTCGGTGTTTGAAAGTTTAGCAATCAAAGAGGCTTTAGGTCAAGGCTTTTTGACTTTAACCCCTGGCATAAGGCTCAATAAAAGCGATAAAGAGGATCAAGAAAGGGTGGCGAACGCTAAAGAAGCCAAACAAAATTTAAGCGATTTTATCGTGGTGGGCCGCCCCATTTATCAGGCTAAAGAGCCTAGAGAAGTGGTTTTAGAGCTTTTAAAGGATTGTTAA
- the panC gene encoding pantoate--beta-alanine ligase: MRVLETIATLREYRKNLKESVGFVPTMGALHKGHQSLIERSLKENSHTIVSVFVNPTQFGANEDFSAYPRPLEKDLALCEGLGVNAVFLPKIDEMYPYEAEQRLKLYAPTFLSSSLEGAVRKGHFDGVVQIVLRLFHLVNPTRAYFGKKDAQQLLIIQHLVQDLLLDIEIAPCEIVRDDDNLALSSRNVYLNATERKQALAIPKALENIQQAIDRGEKACEKLKKLGLEILETLEVDYLECCNHKLEPLKTIEPTNTLILVAARVGKTRLLDNLWV; encoded by the coding sequence ATGCGCGTGTTAGAAACGATTGCCACTTTAAGAGAATATCGTAAAAATTTGAAAGAAAGCGTGGGGTTTGTGCCGACTATGGGGGCTTTACACAAAGGGCATCAAAGCTTGATAGAAAGGAGTTTGAAAGAAAATTCCCACACGATTGTAAGCGTTTTTGTCAATCCCACGCAATTTGGGGCTAACGAAGATTTTAGCGCTTACCCACGCCCTTTAGAAAAGGATTTGGCTTTGTGTGAAGGATTGGGCGTTAATGCGGTATTTTTGCCTAAAATTGACGAAATGTATCCCTATGAAGCAGAGCAACGCCTGAAACTCTACGCCCCTACATTTTTATCTAGCTCTTTAGAGGGAGCGGTGCGTAAGGGGCATTTTGATGGGGTGGTTCAGATCGTGTTAAGATTGTTCCATCTTGTTAATCCTACTAGAGCGTATTTTGGCAAAAAGGACGCCCAACAGCTTTTAATCATCCAGCATTTAGTCCAAGATTTGCTTTTAGACATTGAAATAGCGCCATGCGAGATCGTGCGCGATGACGATAATTTGGCTTTAAGCTCTAGGAATGTGTATTTGAATGCAACAGAAAGAAAACAAGCCCTAGCTATTCCAAAAGCTTTAGAAAACATCCAGCAGGCCATAGATAGGGGCGAAAAAGCGTGCGAAAAACTGAAAAAACTAGGGCTTGAAATTTTAGAAACCTTGGAAGTGGATTATTTGGAATGTTGCAACCACAAGCTAGAGCCTTTAAAAACCATAGAGCCAACTAACACGCTCATTTTAGTGGCGGCTCGTGTGGGTAAAACCAGGCTTTTAGATAATTTATGGGTGTAG
- the groL gene encoding chaperonin GroEL (60 kDa chaperone family; promotes refolding of misfolded polypeptides especially under stressful conditions; forms two stacked rings of heptamers to form a barrel-shaped 14mer; ends can be capped by GroES; misfolded proteins enter the barrel where they are refolded when GroES binds) has product MAKEIKFSDSARNLLFEGVRQLHDAVKVTMGPRGRNVLIQKSYGAPSITKDGVSVAKEIELSCPVANMGAQLVKEVASKTADAAGDGTTTATVLAYSIFKEGLRNITAGANPIEVKRGMDKAAEAIINELKKASKKVGGKEEITQVATISANSDHNIGKLIADAMEKVGKDGVITVEEAKGIEDELDVVEGMQFDRGYLSPYFVTNAEKMTAQLDNAYILLTDKKISSMKDILPLLEKTMKEGKPLLIIAEDIEGEALTTLVVNKLRGVLNIAAVKAPGFGDRRKEMLKDIAILTGGQVISEELGLSLENAEVEFLGKAGRIVIDKDNTTIVDGKGHSDDVKDRVAQIKTQIASTTSDYDKEKLQERLAKLSGGVAVIKVGAASEVEMKEKKDRVDDALSATKAAVEEGIVIGGGAALIRAAQKVHLNLHDDEKVGYEIIMRAIKAPLAQIAINAGYDGGVVVNEVEKHEGHFGFNASNGKYVDMFKEGIIDPLKVERIALQNAVSVSSLLLTTEATVHEIKEEKAAPAMPDMGGMGGMGGMGGMM; this is encoded by the coding sequence ATGGCAAAAGAAATTAAATTTTCAGATAGTGCAAGAAACCTTCTATTTGAAGGCGTGAGACAACTCCATGACGCTGTCAAAGTAACCATGGGGCCAAGAGGCAGGAACGTGTTGATCCAAAAAAGCTATGGCGCTCCAAGCATCACCAAAGACGGCGTGAGCGTGGCTAAAGAGATTGAATTAAGTTGCCCAGTAGCTAACATGGGCGCTCAACTCGTTAAAGAAGTAGCGAGCAAAACCGCTGATGCTGCCGGCGATGGCACGACCACAGCGACCGTGCTGGCTTATAGCATTTTTAAAGAAGGCTTGAGGAATATCACGGCTGGGGCTAACCCTATTGAAGTGAAAAGAGGCATGGATAAAGCCGCTGAAGCGATCATTAATGAGCTTAAAAAAGCGAGCAAAAAAGTAGGCGGTAAAGAAGAAATCACCCAAGTAGCGACCATTTCTGCAAACTCCGATCACAATATCGGGAAACTCATCGCTGACGCTATGGAAAAAGTGGGCAAAGACGGCGTGATCACCGTTGAAGAAGCTAAGGGCATTGAAGACGAACTAGATGTCGTAGAAGGCATGCAATTTGATAGAGGCTATCTCTCCCCTTATTTTGTAACCAACGCTGAGAAAATGACCGCTCAATTGGATAACGCTTACATCCTTTTAACGGATAAAAAAATCTCTAGCATGAAAGACATTCTTCCGCTATTGGAAAAAACCATGAAAGAGGGTAAACCGCTTTTAATCATCGCTGAAGACATTGAGGGCGAAGCTTTAACGACTCTAGTGGTGAATAAATTAAGAGGCGTGTTGAATATCGCAGCGGTTAAGGCTCCGGGCTTTGGGGATAGGAGAAAAGAAATGCTCAAAGACATCGCTATTTTAACCGGCGGTCAAGTTATTAGCGAAGAATTGGGCTTGAGTCTAGAAAACGCTGAAGTGGAGTTTTTAGGCAAAGCCGGAAGGATTGTGATTGACAAAGACAACACCACGATCGTGGATGGCAAAGGCCATAGCGATGACGTTAAAGACAGAGTCGCGCAAATCAAAACCCAAATTGCAAGCACGACAAGCGATTATGACAAAGAAAAATTGCAAGAAAGGTTGGCTAAACTCTCTGGCGGTGTGGCTGTGATTAAAGTGGGCGCTGCGAGTGAAGTGGAAATGAAAGAGAAAAAAGACCGGGTGGATGATGCGTTGAGCGCGACTAAAGCGGCTGTTGAAGAAGGCATTGTGATTGGCGGCGGTGCGGCTCTCATTCGTGCGGCTCAAAAAGTGCATTTGAATTTACACGATGATGAAAAAGTGGGCTATGAAATCATCATGCGCGCCATTAAAGCCCCATTAGCTCAAATCGCTATCAATGCCGGTTATGATGGCGGTGTGGTCGTGAATGAAGTAGAAAAACACGAAGGGCATTTTGGTTTTAACGCTAGCAATGGCAAGTATGTGGATATGTTTAAAGAAGGCATTATTGACCCCTTAAAAGTAGAAAGGATCGCTTTACAAAATGCGGTTTCGGTTTCAAGCCTGCTTTTAACCACAGAAGCCACCGTGCATGAAATCAAAGAAGAAAAAGCGGCCCCAGCAATGCCTGATATGGGTGGCATGGGCGGAATGGGAGGCATGGGCGGCATGATGTAA
- the groES gene encoding co-chaperone GroES: protein MKFQPLGERVLVERLEEENKTSSGIIIPDNAKEKPLMGVVKAVSHKISEGCKCVKEGDVIAFGKYKGAEIVLDGTEYMVLELEDILGIVGAGSCCHTGNHDHKHAKEHEACCHDHKKH from the coding sequence ATGAAGTTTCAACCATTAGGAGAAAGGGTCTTAGTAGAAAGACTTGAAGAAGAGAACAAAACCAGTTCAGGCATCATCATCCCTGATAACGCTAAAGAAAAGCCTTTAATGGGTGTGGTTAAAGCCGTTAGCCATAAAATCAGTGAGGGTTGCAAATGCGTTAAAGAAGGCGATGTGATCGCTTTTGGCAAATACAAAGGCGCAGAAATCGTTTTAGACGGCACCGAATACATGGTGTTAGAATTAGAAGACATTCTGGGCATTGTGGGTGCGGGATCTTGTTGTCATACAGGTAATCATGACCATAAACATGCTAAAGAGCATGAAGCTTGCTGTCATGATCACAAAAAACACTAA
- the dnaG gene encoding DNA primase gives MILKSSIDRLLQTIDIVEVISSYVDLRKSGSSYMACCPFHEERSASFSVNQIKGFYHCFGCGASGDSIKFVMKFEKLSFVEALEKLAHRFNIALEHDKGVYYDHKEDYHLLEMVSSLYQEELFNAPFFLNYLQKRGLSLESIKAFKLGLCTNRIDYGIENKGLNKDKLIELGVLGKSDKEDKTYLRFLDRIMFPIYSPSAQVVGFGGRTLKEKAAKYINSPQNKLFDKSSLLYGYHLAKEHIYKQKQVIVTEGYLDVILLHQAGFKNATATLGTALTPSHLPLLKKGEPEILLSYDGDKAGRNAAYKASLMLAKEQRKGGVILFENNLDPADMIANNQIETLKDLLSRPIAFIEFVLRRMADSYLLDDPLEKDKALKEMLGFLKNFSLLLQSEYKPLIAALLQAPLHVLGVRERASFQPFYPKTEKPNLAQKFAHVPNTMSLEFLEKLVIRYLLEDRSLLDLAVGYIHSGVFLHKKQEFDALCQEKLDDPKLVALLLDANLPLKKGGFEKELRLLILRYFERQLKEIPKSSLPFSEKMIYLKKARQAIMKLKQGELVAI, from the coding sequence ATGATTCTTAAAAGTTCCATTGATCGCCTTTTACAAACGATAGACATTGTAGAAGTCATTAGCTCTTATGTGGATTTGAGGAAATCAGGCTCTAGCTACATGGCTTGTTGCCCGTTTCATGAAGAAAGGAGCGCGAGTTTTAGCGTCAATCAAATTAAAGGGTTTTACCATTGCTTTGGGTGTGGGGCGAGCGGGGATAGCATTAAATTTGTGATGAAGTTTGAAAAGCTTTCGTTTGTGGAAGCGCTTGAGAAATTAGCCCACCGATTCAATATAGCTTTAGAGCATGACAAAGGCGTTTATTACGATCATAAAGAAGATTACCACCTTTTAGAAATGGTGAGCTCGTTGTATCAAGAAGAGCTTTTTAACGCCCCGTTTTTTTTGAATTATTTGCAAAAAAGAGGGCTTAGCCTAGAGAGCATCAAAGCGTTTAAATTAGGCTTATGCACGAATAGAATTGATTACGGCATTGAAAATAAAGGCCTGAATAAGGACAAGCTCATTGAATTAGGCGTGTTAGGCAAGAGCGATAAAGAGGATAAAACCTATTTGCGTTTTTTAGATCGCATCATGTTCCCTATTTATAGCCCTAGCGCTCAAGTGGTGGGTTTTGGAGGGCGCACCTTAAAAGAAAAAGCGGCTAAGTATATCAATTCGCCCCAAAATAAGCTTTTTGATAAATCCAGTTTGCTCTATGGCTATCATTTGGCTAAAGAACACATCTATAAACAAAAGCAAGTCATTGTAACAGAGGGGTATTTGGATGTGATTTTATTGCACCAGGCGGGTTTTAAAAACGCCACAGCCACGCTTGGGACAGCTTTAACGCCATCGCATTTGCCCTTGCTTAAAAAAGGCGAGCCAGAAATCCTTTTAAGCTATGATGGGGATAAGGCAGGGCGGAATGCGGCTTATAAAGCGAGCTTGATGTTGGCTAAAGAGCAAAGAAAGGGGGGGGTGATTTTGTTTGAAAACAACCTAGACCCTGCGGATATGATCGCTAATAACCAGATTGAAACCTTAAAAGACTTGTTATCGCGCCCCATAGCTTTTATTGAGTTTGTTTTAAGGCGCATGGCGGATTCCTATCTTTTAGACGATCCTTTAGAAAAAGATAAGGCCCTTAAAGAAATGTTAGGGTTTTTAAAAAACTTTTCCCTGCTTTTACAAAGCGAATACAAGCCCTTAATCGCTGCACTTTTGCAAGCGCCTTTGCATGTTTTAGGGGTTAGAGAGCGAGCCTCTTTTCAACCTTTTTACCCCAAAACAGAAAAACCCAATCTTGCTCAAAAGTTCGCCCATGTTCCTAACACGATGAGTTTGGAATTTTTAGAAAAATTAGTGATCCGCTATCTTTTAGAAGACAGAAGCTTGTTGGATTTGGCGGTGGGTTATATCCATAGTGGGGTATTCTTGCATAAAAAACAAGAATTTGACGCTTTGTGTCAAGAAAAATTAGACGACCCTAAATTAGTTGCGTTATTATTAGATGCGAATTTACCCCTAAAAAAAGGGGGTTTTGAAAAGGAATTGCGTTTGTTGATTTTGCGCTATTTTGAGCGGCAACTCAAGGAAATCCCTAAAAGTTCGCTCCCTTTTAGCGAAAAAATGATCTATTTAAAAAAGGCCCGCCAGGCCATTATGAAATTAAAACAAGGAGAATTAGTCGCCATATGA
- a CDS encoding MnmA/TRMU family protein, translating to MKKIKALALFSGGLDSLLSMKLLIDQGIEVTALHFNIGFGGNKDKREYFENATAQIGAKLLVCDIREQFFNDVLFKPKYGYGKYFNPCIDCHANMFRNAFYKMLELNADFVLSGEVLGQRPKSQRKEALNQVRKLVREVGEEARFDPILDRTQAGGEKPQFLDELLLRPMSAKLLEPTFMEKKGFVDRDKLLDVSGRGRTRQLQMIKDYGLKYYEKPGGGCLLTDIQVSNKIKNLKEYREMVFEDGVIVKNGRYFVLPHNARLVVARNEEENHKLDIEHPLMDKIELLSCKGPLSLVDKNASKEDKELAGRIALGYAKTLKNQAYLIQIGNEKRELYPLDKENAREYLFA from the coding sequence ATGAAAAAGATTAAAGCTTTAGCCCTATTTAGTGGGGGGTTGGATAGTTTGTTGTCTATGAAATTACTCATTGATCAAGGCATTGAAGTAACCGCTTTGCACTTTAATATAGGGTTTGGAGGGAATAAAGATAAAAGAGAGTATTTTGAAAACGCCACCGCGCAAATTGGGGCTAAGCTCCTAGTGTGCGATATTAGAGAGCAGTTCTTTAACGATGTGTTATTCAAGCCCAAATACGGCTATGGGAAGTATTTCAACCCTTGCATTGACTGCCATGCCAACATGTTTAGGAACGCTTTTTATAAAATGCTTGAATTGAACGCGGATTTTGTTTTGAGTGGGGAAGTGCTAGGGCAACGCCCTAAATCCCAAAGGAAAGAAGCGCTCAATCAGGTGAGGAAATTAGTCAGAGAAGTGGGCGAAGAAGCGCGTTTTGATCCCATTTTAGACCGAACGCAAGCAGGCGGTGAAAAACCGCAATTTTTAGATGAATTGCTCTTAAGGCCCATGAGCGCTAAACTCTTAGAGCCTACTTTTATGGAAAAAAAGGGTTTTGTTGATAGAGACAAGCTTTTAGATGTGAGTGGTAGGGGGCGCACTAGGCAATTGCAAATGATCAAAGATTACGGCTTGAAATATTATGAAAAGCCAGGTGGGGGGTGCTTGCTTACAGACATTCAAGTGAGCAATAAGATTAAGAATTTGAAAGAATACAGAGAAATGGTGTTTGAAGATGGCGTGATTGTCAAAAACGGGCGTTATTTTGTCTTACCCCATAACGCTCGTTTGGTGGTGGCAAGGAATGAAGAAGAAAACCATAAATTAGACATTGAGCACCCCTTAATGGATAAGATTGAATTATTAAGCTGTAAAGGCCCTTTGAGTTTAGTGGATAAAAACGCCAGCAAAGAAGATAAAGAATTAGCCGGTCGTATCGCTTTAGGCTATGCTAAGACTTTAAAAAATCAAGCTTATCTCATTCAAATAGGGAATGAAAAGCGCGAGCTTTACCCTTTGGATAAAGAGAACGCTAGGGAGTATTTGTTCGCTTAA
- a CDS encoding DUF5718 family protein yields the protein MQEFLGFGVVGNFAGHLEQAGESHSFINMKSEEKDAPKGLFPFYIPYENCYLGRCCIDNHKIILPNDLDLKVQAEPEIALECDVKYDEKHLVTKLVPNFFMAFNDASVRNLEATKLSQKKNFSPASKGIGQKLPIDRFVYGGVCNNFSIASFLKYDNVWHIYGENSKLLKYEFFYQKLLDWIKDRLNHQQDGDSLEALRPFLERHNFPTKMIFAIGATPYMPFAQEHFLQKGDEVVIIAYNHLQYSFEKIQNLLEEDTLQTKEHANLSYVYQIVE from the coding sequence ATGCAAGAGTTTTTAGGTTTTGGTGTGGTGGGGAATTTTGCAGGGCATTTGGAGCAAGCAGGAGAGAGTCATAGTTTTATTAACATGAAAAGCGAAGAAAAGGACGCCCCTAAGGGACTATTCCCTTTTTATATCCCCTATGAAAATTGTTATTTGGGGCGTTGTTGCATTGATAACCATAAGATTATTTTGCCTAATGATTTGGATTTGAAGGTGCAAGCAGAGCCAGAAATCGCTTTAGAATGCGATGTTAAGTATGATGAAAAACATTTAGTAACCAAGCTTGTGCCTAATTTTTTCATGGCGTTTAATGACGCTTCTGTACGCAACTTAGAAGCCACAAAACTTTCCCAAAAAAAGAATTTTTCACCAGCTTCTAAAGGTATAGGGCAGAAATTGCCCATTGACAGGTTTGTTTATGGGGGGGTGTGCAATAATTTTTCTATCGCGTCTTTTTTGAAATACGACAATGTTTGGCACATCTATGGGGAAAACAGCAAATTGCTCAAATACGAGTTTTTTTATCAAAAGCTTTTAGATTGGATCAAAGACAGATTGAACCACCAACAAGATGGCGATTCTTTAGAAGCTTTAAGGCCTTTTTTAGAGCGCCATAATTTCCCTACTAAAATGATTTTTGCGATCGGGGCTACCCCTTATATGCCTTTTGCGCAAGAGCATTTCTTACAAAAAGGCGATGAGGTGGTGATTATTGCTTACAACCATTTACAATATAGTTTTGAAAAGATTCAAAACCTCTTAGAAGAAGACACCCTACAAACCAAAGAACACGCTAATCTTTCTTATGTCTATCAAATCGTAGAGTAG
- a CDS encoding TrbC/VirB2 family protein, with protein MSAHFLKIVFLVGMCVSSLFAEGLEGFFNALEAQLKSPIAKGILMVIFIGIAIYVWRNLDRWKEILFTILGVVFGIFLFFKAPSLANWFMGIF; from the coding sequence ATGTCCGCTCATTTTTTAAAAATCGTTTTTTTAGTAGGCATGTGCGTTTCAAGTTTGTTCGCTGAAGGTTTAGAGGGGTTTTTTAACGCTCTAGAAGCCCAGCTCAAAAGCCCCATCGCTAAGGGGATTTTAATGGTGATTTTCATAGGGATCGCTATTTATGTGTGGAGGAATTTGGACCGGTGGAAAGAGATTTTATTTACGATCCTTGGCGTGGTGTTTGGGATTTTTTTGTTCTTTAAGGCCCCGAGTTTGGCGAATTGGTTTATGGGAATTTTTTAA
- a CDS encoding VirB4 family type IV secretion/conjugal transfer ATPase, with translation MLEKLLSAIKQKISNYFLGVLPKSYSMSEENNILGLYDEHFLLTKNENLVGILRLEGVSYTHLSTEQLQDLFTERQMALDSLEKVVARLVVKRRKIDHQQNIQSDSQYLQAILNQFENKEVYENQYFLVLESTHSLHGVLEHKKKSFMHANRENFKDILSYKAHFLQETLKSLEIQLKNYAPKLLSSKEVLNFYAEYINGFDLPLKPLVGGYLSDSYIASSTTFEKDYFIQESFNQKTYNRLIGIKAYESERITSIAVGALLYQETPLDIIFSIEPMSAHKTLGFLKERAKFSMSNLVKNELLEYQELVKTKRLSMQKFALNILIKAPSLEDLDAQTSLVLGLLFKENLVGVIETFGLKGGYFSFFPERIHLNHRLRFLTSKALACLMVFERQNLGFKANSWGNSPLSVFKNLDYSPFLFNFHNQEVSHKNAKEIARVNGHTLIIGATGSGKSTLISFLMMSALKYQNMRLLAFDRMQGLYSFTKFFKGHYHDGQSFSINPFCLEPNLQNLEFLQSFFLSMFDLAPSRDKEALEDMNAISSAIKSLYETLYPKAFSLLDFKETLKRTSSNQLGLSLEPYLNNPLFNALNDAFNSNAFLNVINLDAITQNPKDLGLLAYYLFYKILEESRKNDSGFLVFLDEFKSYVENDLLNTKINALITQARKANGVVVLALQDIYQLSGVKNAHSFLSNMGTLILYPQKNARELKHHFNVPLSETEISFLENTPLYARQVLVKNLGNGSSNMIDVSLEGLGRYLKIFNSDSSHVNKVKALQKDYPTEWREKLLKS, from the coding sequence ATGTTAGAAAAGCTTTTAAGCGCTATCAAACAAAAAATTTCAAACTATTTTTTAGGGGTTTTGCCTAAAAGCTATTCTATGAGCGAAGAAAACAACATTTTAGGCTTGTATGATGAGCATTTTTTACTCACTAAAAACGAAAATTTAGTGGGCATCCTCCGTTTAGAAGGGGTTAGCTACACCCATTTAAGCACAGAGCAATTGCAAGATCTTTTCACCGAGCGCCAGATGGCGTTGGATTCTTTGGAAAAAGTCGTGGCGCGCCTCGTGGTTAAAAGGCGTAAAATTGATCACCAACAAAACATTCAATCTGATTCTCAATACTTGCAAGCGATCTTGAATCAATTTGAAAACAAAGAAGTGTATGAAAACCAGTATTTTTTAGTTTTAGAAAGCACTCACTCTTTGCATGGCGTTTTAGAGCATAAGAAAAAATCTTTCATGCATGCCAATAGGGAAAATTTTAAGGATATTCTCTCTTATAAAGCGCATTTTTTGCAAGAAACTTTAAAAAGCCTAGAAATCCAGCTCAAAAATTATGCCCCCAAACTCTTAAGCTCTAAAGAGGTTTTGAATTTTTATGCGGAATACATCAATGGGTTTGATCTCCCTTTAAAGCCCCTAGTAGGGGGGTATTTGAGCGATAGTTATATCGCTAGTTCTACCACTTTTGAAAAAGATTATTTCATTCAAGAAAGTTTTAACCAAAAAACCTACAACCGCTTGATTGGCATTAAAGCTTATGAGAGCGAACGCATCACTTCTATAGCGGTGGGAGCGCTTTTATACCAAGAAACGCCTTTAGATATTATCTTTTCTATAGAGCCTATGAGTGCGCATAAAACGCTGGGTTTTTTAAAAGAGAGAGCCAAGTTTAGCATGTCTAATCTTGTTAAAAACGAGCTACTAGAATACCAAGAATTAGTCAAAACCAAACGCCTATCCATGCAAAAATTCGCCCTAAACATTCTTATCAAAGCCCCCAGTTTAGAGGATTTAGACGCTCAAACCAGCTTAGTTTTAGGGCTTTTATTTAAAGAAAACTTAGTGGGCGTTATAGAAACTTTTGGCTTGAAAGGGGGGTATTTTTCCTTTTTCCCTGAACGCATCCATTTAAACCACCGCTTGCGTTTTTTAACCTCTAAAGCCCTAGCGTGTTTAATGGTGTTTGAAAGGCAAAATTTAGGCTTTAAGGCTAATTCATGGGGGAATAGCCCTTTGAGCGTGTTTAAAAATTTGGATTATTCCCCTTTTTTATTCAATTTCCACAACCAAGAAGTGAGCCACAAGAACGCTAAAGAAATCGCCAGAGTGAACGGGCATACTCTAATCATAGGGGCTACCGGGAGCGGTAAAAGCACGCTGATTAGCTTTTTAATGATGAGCGCTTTGAAATACCAAAACATGCGCCTTTTAGCCTTTGACAGGATGCAAGGGTTGTATTCTTTCACCAAATTTTTTAAAGGGCATTACCATGACGGCCAATCTTTTAGTATTAACCCCTTTTGTTTAGAGCCTAATTTGCAGAATTTGGAATTTTTGCAATCCTTCTTTTTGAGCATGTTTGATCTTGCCCCTTCAAGGGATAAAGAAGCCTTGGAAGATATGAATGCGATTTCTAGCGCGATTAAGAGCCTTTATGAGACCTTATACCCTAAAGCCTTTAGTTTGCTAGACTTTAAAGAAACGCTTAAAAGAACCTCATCTAACCAACTGGGCTTGAGCTTGGAGCCGTATTTGAATAACCCCCTTTTTAACGCTTTGAATGACGCGTTCAATTCCAACGCTTTTTTAAATGTAATCAACTTAGACGCTATCACCCAAAACCCTAAAGACTTAGGGCTTTTAGCCTATTATTTGTTTTATAAAATCTTAGAAGAATCCAGGAAAAACGACAGCGGTTTTTTGGTTTTTTTAGACGAGTTTAAATCCTATGTGGAAAACGATTTACTGAACACCAAAATCAACGCTTTAATCACGCAAGCCAGGAAAGCTAATGGCGTGGTGGTGTTGGCTTTGCAAGACATTTACCAATTAAGCGGGGTTAAAAACGCCCATAGTTTTTTAAGCAACATGGGGACTCTCATTTTGTATCCGCAAAAAAACGCTAGGGAATTGAAACACCATTTCAATGTGCCTTTGAGCGAGACTGAAATTTCTTTTTTAGAAAACACCCCTTTGTATGCCAGACAGGTTTTAGTCAAAAATCTGGGTAATGGGAGTTCTAACATGATTGATGTGAGTTTGGAGGGCTTGGGGCGTTATTTGAAAATCTTTAATTCAGATTCTAGCCATGTCAATAAAGTGAAAGCGTTACAAAAAGACTACCCTACAGAGTGGCGTGAGAAACTTTTGAAGAGTTAG